A window of Blastomonas sp. SL216 contains these coding sequences:
- the ubiA gene encoding 4-hydroxybenzoate octaprenyltransferase, which translates to MTSTPLPDTETRGLLSVLPTGMRPFALLARFDRPIGWWLLYWPCAYALALAGGLITHWPLLLWMLLGAIAMRGAGCVYNDIVDRDLDARVARTRGRPLASGAVTLKAAWGWLLALCLIGLVVLVQLNLVAALIAIASLALVAAYPFMKRITWWPQVWLGLVFSWGALVAWAAVAGTVPLAGLLLYGGCIAWVIGYDTIYALQDVEDDALVGIRSSARALGGAVRPGVGFCYILTIAAWGGAIWLVRPDWVAVMALLPVAAHLAWQVLALRPADPQDPLAKFRSNRNAGLLAFLAFAVVGLAG; encoded by the coding sequence ATGACCAGCACCCCGCTCCCCGATACCGAAACCCGCGGCCTGCTGTCGGTGCTGCCGACCGGGATGCGACCCTTTGCGCTGCTGGCGCGATTCGACCGGCCGATCGGCTGGTGGCTGCTCTACTGGCCCTGCGCCTATGCGCTGGCGCTGGCGGGCGGGCTGATCACGCACTGGCCGCTGCTGCTGTGGATGCTGCTGGGCGCGATTGCGATGCGCGGCGCGGGCTGCGTGTATAACGACATTGTCGACCGCGATCTCGACGCCCGCGTCGCGCGCACGCGCGGACGGCCGCTGGCGAGCGGTGCCGTCACCCTCAAGGCCGCCTGGGGCTGGCTGCTCGCCCTGTGCCTGATCGGGCTGGTCGTTCTGGTGCAGCTCAACCTGGTTGCCGCGCTGATCGCCATCGCCTCGCTGGCGCTGGTCGCGGCCTATCCGTTCATGAAGCGAATCACCTGGTGGCCGCAGGTCTGGCTGGGGCTGGTGTTCAGCTGGGGTGCGCTGGTCGCCTGGGCGGCGGTGGCGGGTACCGTTCCGCTGGCCGGGCTACTGCTGTACGGCGGCTGCATCGCCTGGGTGATCGGCTATGACACCATCTACGCGCTGCAGGATGTCGAGGATGACGCGCTGGTCGGCATCCGCTCCAGCGCGCGTGCGCTGGGCGGGGCCGTGCGGCCGGGCGTCGGCTTTTGCTACATCCTCACCATCGCGGCATGGGGCGGCGCGATCTGGCTGGTGCGGCCCGATTGGGTGGCGGTGATGGCGCTGCTGCCGGTGGCGGCGCATCTGGCGTGGCAGGTGCTGGCGCTCCGGCCCGCGGACCCGCAGGACCCGCTCGCCAAGTTCCGCAGCAACCGCAATGCCGGGCTGCTCGCCTTTCTGGCCTTTGCCGTGGTGGGCCTTGCGGGTTGA